In Candidatus Sodalis pierantonius str. SOPE, one DNA window encodes the following:
- a CDS encoding pyridoxal phosphate-dependent aminotransferase — MSEFPLHAGHPALAREAVRDLRFSAIRDVANAGIGRDDILPFWFDEPALREALAHSLSRLHQPVSAERIVVTSSGVSALMLTAQALYSPGDRVVVVTPVWPNLVEIPRILGAQVEEVALELRPDEQGIARWHLSPETLLHALTPDYRALVINSLNNPSGWVMPAAQQAQILAHCRRHGIWIVSDEVYSRIVYDGPPDRCAPSFLDIADPNDRLVVINSFSKSWLMTGWRLGWVVAPPALMHELGKLIEYNSSCAPGFVQKAGLVAVNQGEALRQKTVTRFQASRDYLYQRFGSLADVEVPLPQGAMYLFFRVHGLNDSLTFCKALVAEAGVELAPGSVFGEAGESCLRWCIASASEKLEQGAGIRRPERLTRAANRGSHSISSPR, encoded by the coding sequence ATGTCAGAGTTTCCTTTACATGCCGGACACCCGGCCTTGGCGCGGGAAGCGGTGCGCGATTTGCGCTTCTCCGCTATTCGCGACGTCGCCAACGCCGGCATCGGCCGCGACGATATTTTGCCGTTCTGGTTCGACGAGCCGGCTTTGCGTGAGGCGCTGGCACACTCCCTTTCGCGGCTGCACCAGCCGGTGAGTGCGGAGCGGATCGTTGTGACCTCTTCCGGAGTATCCGCGCTGATGCTGACCGCCCAAGCGCTGTATAGCCCTGGGGATCGGGTGGTGGTGGTGACGCCGGTATGGCCGAACCTGGTGGAGATCCCGCGCATTCTCGGCGCGCAGGTGGAGGAGGTCGCGCTTGAGCTGCGGCCGGACGAGCAGGGCATCGCCCGTTGGCATCTCTCACCGGAAACGTTATTGCACGCCTTGACGCCCGATTACCGGGCGCTGGTGATCAATTCCCTCAACAACCCCAGCGGCTGGGTGATGCCGGCGGCTCAACAGGCGCAGATATTGGCGCACTGCCGGCGGCACGGTATCTGGATCGTTTCCGATGAGGTCTATAGCCGCATTGTGTATGACGGACCCCCCGATCGCTGCGCGCCGTCATTCCTCGATATTGCCGATCCTAACGACAGGCTGGTGGTCATCAATAGTTTTTCCAAAAGTTGGCTGATGACCGGCTGGCGGCTGGGTTGGGTGGTCGCGCCGCCGGCGCTGATGCATGAATTGGGCAAACTGATTGAATATAACAGCAGTTGCGCCCCCGGTTTCGTGCAAAAAGCCGGCCTGGTCGCGGTAAACCAGGGAGAGGCGTTACGCCAGAAGACGGTGACCCGCTTTCAGGCTTCCCGCGACTATCTATATCAGCGGTTCGGCTCGCTGGCGGATGTCGAAGTACCGCTGCCCCAGGGCGCCATGTATCTCTTTTTCCGCGTACACGGCCTAAACGACAGCTTAACATTTTGTAAAGCGCTGGTGGCCGAGGCCGGCGTCGAGCTGGCGCCAGGCAGCGTATTCGGCGAAGCGGGCGAAAGCTGCCTGCGGTGGTGTATTGCCAGCGCTAGCGAAAAGCTGGAACAAGGCGCCGGTATACGGCGGCCAGAGCGTCTAACCCGTGCGGCGAATCGCGGTAGTCACAGCATTTCTTCCCCGCGGTGA
- the sctT gene encoding type III secretion system export apparatus subunit SctT, which produces MISPLWSSLYEWLVALAVVSARITPAFFLLPFFSGNIVSITVRTPVIFFVGAALWPYSFDAMASLEGAHMLEIVLREAAIGLLLAILLALPFWVMHGLGALIDYQRGALLSSAYDPISGVDTSELANLFNLFFAAVFLQGGGLTLLLEVFVGSYQLCDPLQPCLPPLGKMTTLLETMTPRILVLSSPVLAALLLIEILLGLLSRFAPQMNAFAIALTLKSGVTFLIILIYFAPLLPDMFRQYWLTPPQLEAWLSDDPSRERGNEQ; this is translated from the coding sequence ATGATCTCGCCTCTGTGGTCTTCCCTGTATGAATGGCTCGTTGCCCTGGCGGTGGTGTCGGCACGCATTACGCCGGCGTTTTTCCTGTTGCCGTTTTTCAGCGGCAACATTGTTAGCATTACCGTCCGCACGCCGGTCATTTTTTTCGTCGGCGCTGCCCTGTGGCCTTACTCCTTCGACGCCATGGCCTCCCTTGAGGGCGCGCACATGCTGGAAATCGTGTTGCGCGAGGCGGCGATCGGCCTTCTGCTGGCAATATTATTGGCGCTGCCGTTTTGGGTTATGCATGGTCTGGGGGCGCTAATTGACTATCAGCGCGGCGCATTGCTCAGCAGCGCCTATGATCCCATCAGCGGCGTCGATACTTCGGAACTGGCCAATTTATTTAATCTCTTTTTTGCCGCGGTGTTTTTGCAGGGGGGCGGTTTGACGCTGCTGCTCGAGGTATTTGTCGGCAGTTATCAACTGTGCGATCCACTACAGCCCTGCCTGCCGCCGCTTGGCAAAATGACCACCCTGCTAGAGACGATGACGCCGCGTATCCTGGTGCTTTCAAGCCCCGTATTGGCGGCGCTGTTGCTTATTGAGATTTTGCTGGGCCTGCTTTCCCGCTTTGCGCCGCAGATGAATGCCTTCGCCATCGCATTAACGCTCAAGAGCGGCGTGACCTTCCTCATTATTTTGATTTACTTCGCGCCGCTGCTGCCGGACATGTTTCGTCAATATTGGCTGACGCCCCCCCAGCTGGAAGCCTGGCTGAGCGACGACCCATCGAGGGAGAGGGGCAATGAGCAATAA
- a CDS encoding PrgH/EprH family type III secretion apparatus protein has translation MVQFAVDLKDDPLAGKSFSYGQQNFVKPNAGHWHFTPSSSQQIRR, from the coding sequence ATGGTGCAGTTCGCCGTCGACCTTAAGGACGACCCGCTGGCGGGAAAATCTTTTTCCTACGGCCAGCAGAATTTTGTCAAACCCAACGCCGGCCACTGGCATTTCACCCCGTCGTCATCACAACAGATAAGGAGATAA
- a CDS encoding EscS/YscS/HrcS family type III secretion system export apparatus protein, with protein MNNLLFAGNKALYLVLIMAAGPIIVATLVGLLVGLCQTVLQLQEQTLQFGIKLLSVTLCLFLLSGWYGETLLQFGHEVIRVALSRA; from the coding sequence ATGAATAATTTGTTGTTTGCCGGTAACAAAGCCTTGTATCTGGTGCTTATTATGGCGGCGGGGCCGATCATTGTGGCAACGCTTGTGGGATTGCTGGTGGGGCTGTGCCAAACCGTGTTGCAATTGCAAGAACAAACGCTGCAGTTCGGCATCAAACTGTTGAGCGTCACCCTGTGCCTTTTTTTGCTATCCGGCTGGTATGGCGAAACGCTGTTGCAGTTTGGCCATGAAGTGATAAGGGTGGCGTTAAGCCGCGCCTGA
- a CDS encoding IS5-like element ISSoEn1 family transposase yields the protein MAKQKFKITNWPAYNNALRQRGDLTVWLDESAIAAWTESTPPEHRGRPLHYTDMAITTVLMIKRVFNLSLRALQGFVDSIFKLMGLSLRCPDYSLVSRRAKTVDISIKTPTRGEISHLVIDGTGLKVFGEGEWKVRQHGAERRRVWRKLHLAVDSVTHEIICADLSLSGTTDAQALPGLINQTHRKIREASADSAYDTRYCHDALLRKKIKPLIPPRSGAQYWPARYHERNHAVANQHLSGNNDTWKKKVGYHRRSLAETAMFRFKTLLGGHLSLHDYDAQVGEAMAMVKALNRITLLGMPNSVRIM from the coding sequence ATGGCAAAGCAAAAGTTTAAAATTACCAACTGGCCCGCATATAACAATGCGCTCAGGCAGCGGGGGGACCTGACAGTATGGCTTGATGAGTCAGCCATTGCTGCATGGACTGAGAGTACACCACCTGAACATCGTGGCCGGCCGCTTCACTACACCGATATGGCCATTACCACGGTTCTGATGATAAAGCGCGTGTTTAACCTTTCGCTCCGGGCGTTACAGGGTTTCGTTGACTCGATTTTTAAACTGATGGGGCTGTCGCTGCGCTGCCCAGATTACTCTCTGGTCAGCCGGCGAGCAAAAACCGTCGACATCAGCATAAAAACGCCAACCCGCGGCGAAATCTCACACCTGGTCATCGATGGCACCGGCCTGAAAGTCTTCGGCGAAGGCGAATGGAAAGTCAGGCAGCATGGGGCTGAGAGGCGCAGAGTATGGCGCAAGCTTCATCTGGCAGTAGATAGCGTGACACATGAAATTATCTGTGCCGATTTATCGCTAAGCGGTACGACAGATGCGCAGGCGCTGCCCGGGCTGATTAACCAAACCCACCGGAAAATCAGGGAAGCGTCGGCTGACAGTGCTTACGATACGCGTTACTGTCATGATGCTCTGCTGAGGAAAAAAATAAAGCCTCTTATCCCACCGCGAAGTGGTGCGCAATATTGGCCAGCTCGATACCATGAGCGTAACCATGCGGTGGCAAATCAGCATCTGAGCGGCAATAACGATACCTGGAAAAAGAAAGTAGGTTATCACCGGCGTTCACTGGCTGAAACGGCCATGTTCCGGTTTAAAACACTTCTGGGTGGTCATCTGAGTCTGCATGACTATGACGCGCAGGTAGGTGAGGCTATGGCAATGGTCAAAGCGCTTAACCGGATCACGCTGTTAGGAATGCCAAACAGCGTCCGCATCATGTAA
- a CDS encoding type III secretion system protein: MPNEMSLIGILALATLLPFIIASGTCYIKFSIVFVMVRNALGLQQVPSNLTLNGIALMLAMFIMGPIAGDAYHAYQAQPVTLSSAASVLEFLENSMESYRHYLQKYADPHLTAFFDRAHGGAHNAEAPDHTPSMLALLPAYALSEIKDSFRIGFYLYSPFVVLDGWTLLSQGLVLQYLDMGAGTDIAGGPG, encoded by the coding sequence TTGCCCAACGAGATGAGCCTTATCGGGATCCTGGCGCTGGCGACGCTGTTGCCCTTTATCATCGCCTCCGGCACTTGTTATATCAAGTTTTCCATCGTCTTCGTTATGGTGCGCAACGCGCTGGGTTTGCAGCAGGTCCCCTCCAACCTCACCCTGAACGGCATCGCGCTGATGCTGGCGATGTTTATTATGGGGCCTATCGCCGGCGATGCTTACCATGCCTACCAGGCGCAGCCGGTAACACTGAGCAGCGCCGCCTCGGTACTGGAATTTTTGGAAAACAGCATGGAGTCGTACCGGCATTATCTACAGAAATACGCCGATCCGCATCTGACGGCGTTCTTCGACCGGGCGCACGGCGGCGCGCACAACGCCGAGGCGCCAGACCATACCCCCTCGATGCTGGCGCTATTGCCCGCTTATGCGCTGAGTGAAATCAAGGACTCTTTCCGAATCGGCTTTTATCTGTACTCGCCGTTTGTGGTACTTGACGGCTGGACGTTGCTGTCGCAGGGGCTGGTGCTGCAATATCTCGATATGGGCGCCGGCACGGATATTGCAGGAGGCCCAGGATGA
- the yajD gene encoding HNH nuclease YajD — protein sequence MAYIPKNYARLENGYREKALKLFPWVCGRCSREFTYSNLRELTVHHTDHDHGNNPEDGSNWDMLCLYCHDHEHEKYTEASLYGSTVVAGEDAQRDVGMATHNPFANLKVMMKK from the coding sequence ATGGCTTATATTCCAAAAAATTATGCCCGACTGGAAAACGGCTATCGTGAAAAAGCGTTGAAGCTGTTTCCCTGGGTTTGTGGCCGTTGCAGCCGCGAGTTTACCTATTCCAACTTGCGCGAGCTGACGGTGCATCATACCGATCACGACCACGGCAACAATCCCGAGGACGGCAGCAATTGGGATATGTTGTGCCTGTATTGCCACGACCATGAGCATGAAAAATACACTGAGGCAAGTCTGTACGGCTCGACGGTGGTCGCGGGCGAGGATGCGCAGCGGGACGTGGGGATGGCGACCCACAACCCCTTTGCCAATCTGAAGGTCATGATGAAGAAATAG
- a CDS encoding type III secretion apparatus protein OrgA/MxiK, producing the protein MYDPLTWIHPARFALPARLDGIAQRSILNGMLISLYGLSLERPALPAHSLPRQFVEAWHLLPQTALLMACQRHRASLARGGCGAGFPDWLRQFAALPLMASRSSPTESLPSPARLLAWGRYELLAFADGLPRGLRQRLDLLFPPEEGRDDSYGLSRPSPCRLLLKLAFQHAKRHPATPDAAGLRRYIDQT; encoded by the coding sequence ATGTACGATCCCCTGACGTGGATCCATCCGGCCCGCTTTGCGCTGCCTGCCAGGCTGGACGGCATCGCGCAGCGCTCGATACTTAACGGTATGCTGATAAGCCTGTACGGGCTCAGTCTTGAGCGTCCGGCGCTGCCCGCGCACTCTTTGCCGCGCCAGTTCGTCGAGGCGTGGCATTTGCTGCCCCAAACGGCGCTGCTGATGGCCTGCCAGCGTCATCGGGCCTCGCTCGCCAGAGGCGGGTGCGGTGCCGGTTTTCCCGATTGGTTGCGACAGTTCGCCGCGCTACCGCTGATGGCATCCCGATCATCGCCCACGGAGAGCCTGCCCAGCCCGGCACGGCTGTTAGCGTGGGGGCGATATGAATTGCTGGCGTTTGCGGACGGTTTGCCTCGCGGCCTGCGCCAGCGCTTGGATCTGCTGTTCCCGCCGGAGGAGGGCCGGGATGATTCATATGGATTGTCCCGACCGTCCCCCTGTCGACTATTACTCAAACTTGCCTTTCAACATGCCAAGAGACATCCCGCTACGCCGGATGCCGCCGGTTTACGGCGGTATATTGATCAAACGTGA
- a CDS encoding PrgH/EprH family type III secretion apparatus protein, producing MARVICCGTTIVTGHEDAATLDRHFAGDNGKFHLLPGKDGSLYMLADSERDASWGRQSLVRHTPAAAVKVVKVLSRNDERRRVHAWLERYYPWLGFHRIHIDDPSAPELILSRQRAVLSPAEQDRLSEALLEMLPYARQISFGQLDDDAVVRDVENGLRQLAVGYQRVDHPNSVTFVINGALEDGERQRIRRYVETFQQRWSSNYGAVRRRP from the coding sequence TTGGCGCGGGTTATCTGCTGCGGTACTACCATCGTTACGGGTCATGAGGATGCCGCGACCTTGGACAGGCATTTTGCCGGTGACAACGGTAAGTTCCATCTTTTGCCCGGCAAGGACGGGAGCCTGTATATGCTGGCCGACAGTGAGCGGGATGCCTCCTGGGGCCGCCAGTCGTTGGTGCGCCACACCCCTGCCGCCGCGGTGAAGGTGGTGAAGGTGTTGAGCCGTAACGACGAGCGCAGGCGGGTGCATGCCTGGCTGGAACGGTACTATCCCTGGCTGGGTTTCCATCGCATCCACATCGACGATCCGTCCGCGCCGGAGCTGATTCTCAGCCGACAGCGGGCCGTGCTCTCCCCGGCGGAGCAGGATCGATTGAGCGAGGCGCTATTGGAAATGTTGCCTTATGCGCGGCAGATCTCGTTCGGTCAGCTGGACGACGACGCTGTGGTGCGCGACGTCGAAAACGGCTTGAGACAGCTGGCGGTCGGTTATCAGCGTGTCGATCATCCCAACAGCGTCACCTTCGTGATAAACGGTGCGCTGGAGGACGGCGAGCGCCAGCGAATCCGCCGCTATGTGGAAACCTTCCAGCAGCGGTGGAGCAGCAACTATGGTGCAGTTCGCCGTCGACCTTAA
- a CDS encoding EscJ/YscJ/HrcJ family type III secretion inner membrane ring protein, with protein sequence MSSASRLACGAMLSACKDEALLKSLDQVQANEVIATLQRNNISAEKRDHGKSGYSITIRKVDLPAAVDLLKTYQLPSPPRMEIARMFPGDSLVSSPRAEKARLYSAIEQRLEQSLQVLEGVVNARVHVSYDIDAGENGRTPRPVHLSALVSYEPESDPSLLIGDIGDVKRFLKNSFAEVAYEHISVVLSRRPVPQHLPPVRQSPTAAASLNGWRLGGVGAGLALLLSAGLWWRKKRAAAMRAR encoded by the coding sequence ATGAGCAGCGCCAGCCGCCTGGCCTGCGGCGCCATGCTGAGCGCCTGTAAAGATGAGGCGTTGCTTAAAAGCCTCGATCAGGTACAGGCTAACGAGGTCATTGCCACGCTGCAACGCAACAATATCTCCGCTGAAAAGAGAGACCACGGCAAAAGTGGTTACAGCATTACCATTCGCAAAGTGGATTTGCCGGCGGCCGTGGATCTGTTGAAAACTTACCAGTTACCTTCGCCGCCCCGCATGGAAATCGCGCGGATGTTTCCCGGCGACTCACTGGTTTCTTCGCCGCGCGCCGAAAAGGCAAGGTTGTATTCGGCTATCGAACAGCGCCTGGAGCAATCATTGCAGGTGCTTGAGGGGGTCGTGAATGCGCGCGTTCACGTCAGCTACGATATCGACGCCGGCGAGAACGGCAGGACGCCCCGACCGGTACACCTTTCCGCGCTTGTGAGCTATGAGCCGGAAAGCGATCCGTCGCTCTTGATAGGCGATATAGGCGATGTGAAACGTTTCTTGAAAAACAGCTTCGCCGAGGTGGCCTACGAGCATATTTCAGTCGTCCTCTCCCGCCGGCCGGTGCCGCAGCATCTACCGCCGGTGCGTCAGTCGCCCACCGCGGCGGCATCGCTTAACGGCTGGCGACTGGGGGGCGTTGGCGCCGGTCTGGCCTTGCTGCTGTCGGCCGGATTATGGTGGCGAAAAAAGCGGGCTGCGGCCATGCGCGCGAGATGA
- a CDS encoding FliM/FliN family flagellar motor switch protein, with amino-acid sequence MKAFRLRRLTPADVRWRRLQAAWNAQGMPARLRSPPEGVYLSIGDDRWRGMIDPRQWLAWHSPELAALAREAISDRQIQALIKAMPQPLSFAPAVLSGQALEIGPLMHYRAGAGPCLYLPAQECPVWLTQFNAPLPPIHAAGLPCLSGVPLVVEWVIGSSLLPAAMRSQLASGDVLLISRLTRQVKCQGRPIGFYLQQEGKISMKANDNDEGTLAPGHVSLTPDLAFAAADAAAKPGNAHAAGQSHSAFRIVTAGHPWECGSYPAASSGLPQTPADSGAAGVPHPDAGGEGPAPAGRTPLSDEGEDPLANLPLTLEFILQRRYLSLGEIQQFRQGKVLELDPEGEKHIEIRANGHLLALGELVQLEGRLGVALMELSLNNRYDR; translated from the coding sequence GTGAAGGCATTTCGGTTACGCAGGCTGACGCCAGCCGACGTCCGCTGGCGGCGGCTGCAGGCGGCATGGAACGCCCAGGGCATGCCCGCCCGTTTGCGCTCTCCTCCGGAGGGTGTCTATCTGTCCATCGGCGACGATCGCTGGCGGGGGATGATCGATCCGCGTCAGTGGCTGGCTTGGCACAGTCCGGAACTGGCGGCGCTGGCGCGCGAAGCCATCAGCGATCGCCAAATCCAGGCGTTGATAAAGGCCATGCCGCAGCCTTTGTCTTTCGCGCCGGCGGTATTGTCCGGCCAGGCTCTGGAGATCGGCCCGCTGATGCACTATCGCGCCGGCGCCGGCCCCTGTCTGTATCTGCCCGCGCAGGAGTGTCCGGTTTGGCTGACGCAATTCAACGCGCCGCTACCCCCTATCCACGCCGCCGGTTTGCCCTGTCTGTCCGGCGTTCCCCTGGTAGTGGAATGGGTGATTGGCAGCAGTCTTCTTCCGGCGGCGATGCGCAGCCAACTGGCGTCCGGCGATGTCCTGCTTATCTCGCGGCTGACTCGCCAAGTGAAATGCCAAGGACGTCCGATCGGTTTTTATTTACAACAGGAAGGAAAAATCAGCATGAAGGCCAATGATAACGATGAAGGCACGCTGGCCCCCGGCCATGTTTCTCTAACGCCCGATTTAGCTTTCGCCGCGGCCGATGCTGCCGCGAAGCCCGGTAATGCGCACGCCGCCGGTCAATCCCACAGCGCCTTCCGTATCGTAACGGCTGGCCACCCGTGGGAGTGCGGCAGTTATCCCGCGGCCTCATCCGGTCTACCGCAGACGCCGGCCGACTCTGGCGCCGCCGGCGTCCCGCATCCCGACGCCGGCGGCGAGGGGCCAGCCCCGGCGGGGCGAACACCGCTTAGCGATGAGGGGGAGGATCCGCTGGCCAATCTGCCGCTGACGCTGGAATTTATTTTGCAGCGCCGTTATCTGTCGTTGGGGGAAATACAGCAGTTTCGTCAGGGAAAGGTACTGGAGCTGGATCCGGAGGGGGAAAAACATATCGAGATACGCGCCAATGGGCATCTGCTGGCGCTCGGCGAATTGGTACAGCTCGAAGGTCGCCTGGGCGTGGCGTTAATGGAGTTGTCGCTGAATAACCGCTATGACCGCTAA
- a CDS encoding tetratricopeptide repeat protein translates to MIADNYIRKKNIAEALWKVVNSGAGERAMRDLPEGWLTDLAGGDDNDDLHQQLENAAAFFRFLCIYDCHNPDYYIGLGAVYQLQKQYQKAADIYAVAFSMAKQDYRPVFYSGQCQALMHKKAKAKRYFQLVIDHCQQNELTRWARQSLDELSQSAGQEQHNAGLDDCP, encoded by the coding sequence ATGATCGCTGATAATTATATTCGGAAAAAAAATATTGCTGAAGCATTATGGAAGGTGGTAAACAGCGGCGCCGGAGAAAGGGCCATGCGCGATCTACCTGAAGGTTGGCTGACGGATCTTGCAGGCGGTGACGATAATGACGATCTTCATCAGCAGCTGGAAAATGCCGCGGCTTTTTTCCGTTTTCTGTGCATTTATGACTGCCATAACCCGGATTATTATATTGGCCTCGGGGCAGTCTATCAGTTACAAAAGCAGTATCAAAAGGCGGCGGATATTTATGCGGTAGCGTTTTCTATGGCGAAACAGGATTACCGACCGGTTTTCTACAGCGGCCAGTGTCAGGCGCTGATGCATAAAAAAGCCAAAGCGAAGCGCTATTTTCAATTGGTCATTGATCATTGCCAGCAAAACGAGTTGACCCGCTGGGCGCGCCAGAGCCTCGACGAACTGAGTCAATCAGCGGGTCAGGAACAGCATAATGCCGGTCTGGACGACTGTCCCTGA
- a CDS encoding EscU/YscU/HrcU family type III secretion system export apparatus switch protein: MSNKTEKPTPKRLRDAAKKGQTFKSRDAIIACTMLCGVAWLTSFTSLESLMDFYRQLVAGNFSLSLSAYRNALVLLALLLPLPVIAIGIAASALPLLLQTGFLLATRAFKLNFQVLNPARGIKKIFSLRTAKDGVKAMLYLGGFAMALVIIWRSQRKLLFAQLFANPPDIVTIWRQLLMSLVLTCLLCIVCVMILDAIADYFLHLRDLKMDKQEIKREMKEQEGDPEIKHRRREAHMEILSEQTQSDIKGSQLIIANPTHLAVGIYHNPELTPVPFISVLERNQRALAVRAYAKKVGVPVIEDVKLARRIYHTHHLYSFVKINELDEVLRLLSWLQDVENAGHYDYARLC, translated from the coding sequence ATGAGCAATAAAACCGAAAAGCCGACGCCTAAGCGCCTGCGCGACGCCGCGAAAAAAGGGCAAACGTTTAAATCCCGCGATGCCATCATCGCCTGCACGATGCTTTGCGGCGTCGCTTGGCTAACCTCCTTTACCTCGCTGGAGAGCCTAATGGATTTTTATCGCCAACTGGTGGCCGGCAATTTTTCGTTATCTCTGAGCGCCTACCGCAACGCGCTAGTGCTTCTCGCCCTGCTGCTGCCGCTGCCGGTCATTGCGATAGGGATTGCGGCGTCGGCGCTGCCGTTGCTGCTGCAAACCGGCTTTCTGCTGGCGACCCGGGCGTTCAAGCTCAATTTCCAGGTCCTCAATCCCGCCCGCGGGATTAAGAAAATATTTAGTCTGCGTACCGCGAAAGACGGCGTAAAAGCGATGCTCTATCTGGGGGGGTTCGCCATGGCGCTGGTGATCATCTGGCGCAGTCAGCGGAAATTACTCTTTGCGCAGCTGTTTGCCAATCCGCCGGACATCGTGACCATCTGGCGACAATTGCTTATGTCGCTGGTACTTACCTGCTTATTGTGTATCGTCTGCGTAATGATCCTTGACGCTATTGCCGACTACTTTTTGCACCTGCGCGATCTGAAAATGGATAAGCAGGAGATTAAGAGGGAAATGAAAGAGCAGGAAGGAGACCCGGAGATAAAACATCGCCGCCGCGAAGCCCACATGGAGATCTTATCTGAACAGACCCAATCCGATATAAAAGGATCGCAATTGATTATTGCCAATCCCACTCATCTTGCTGTGGGTATTTATCATAATCCAGAACTGACCCCTGTGCCATTTATCTCGGTGCTGGAGCGTAATCAACGGGCGCTGGCCGTGCGCGCATATGCGAAAAAGGTCGGCGTGCCGGTGATTGAAGATGTGAAATTGGCCCGACGGATTTACCATACCCATCACCTCTATTCTTTTGTCAAGATTAACGAGCTTGACGAGGTGCTCAGGTTATTAAGCTGGTTACAAGATGTAGAAAATGCCGGGCATTATGATTATGCAAGGCTTTGTTGA
- the sctN gene encoding type III secretion system ATPase SctN translates to MEWPLRMLRRQALPLRLSGPIIEAALPEVVVGEICEIRRHWRSREVIAHAQVLGFHRERTVLSLIGAAHGLSREMLIHPTGGPLRVAVGDTLLGTIILPSGRLSERLVPPPPQAGAVELRAIDAPAPDYRQRVGVRQPLITGIRALDGLLTCGIGQRVGIFSSAGCGKTLLMHQLIAHADAEVFVIGLVGERGREVTEFAEALRLSPRRHQCVLVYATSNYAFLERCNAALVATTVAEYFRDQGKRVVLFLDSLTRFARALRDVALATGEAPARRGYPASVFDALPRLLERPGNTHTGSITAFYTVLLEGDDEPDPIADEIRSILDGHIYLSRKLAAANHYPAIDILRSASRVAGQVTESRQQSLAGVIRGLMTRLEEMQTLIDLGEYRPGDNAENDRAQAKKQALWDFLRQDADRAEDVGQTLRLMHALDT, encoded by the coding sequence GCGAGATCCGCCGTCATTGGCGCTCGCGCGAAGTGATCGCTCATGCGCAGGTGCTGGGGTTTCACCGCGAGCGGACGGTGCTCAGCCTTATCGGCGCCGCCCACGGCCTGTCGCGGGAGATGCTGATCCATCCCACCGGCGGCCCGCTGCGGGTGGCGGTAGGCGACACGCTGCTCGGCACCATCATCCTGCCCTCGGGCCGGCTGAGTGAGCGCCTGGTGCCGCCGCCGCCGCAGGCCGGCGCCGTTGAACTGCGCGCCATTGATGCGCCCGCGCCGGACTATCGTCAACGCGTGGGGGTGCGGCAACCCCTTATCACCGGCATCCGCGCGCTTGATGGGCTGCTGACCTGCGGCATCGGCCAACGCGTGGGAATTTTTTCCTCCGCCGGGTGCGGCAAAACCCTGCTAATGCATCAGCTGATTGCCCACGCCGACGCCGAGGTGTTCGTTATCGGCCTGGTGGGAGAGCGGGGTCGCGAGGTGACCGAATTCGCCGAGGCATTACGCCTCTCCCCCCGCCGACATCAATGCGTACTGGTGTATGCCACCTCCAATTACGCCTTCCTGGAGCGATGCAATGCCGCGCTGGTGGCGACGACGGTGGCGGAATACTTTCGCGATCAAGGCAAACGGGTGGTGCTGTTCCTGGATTCCTTGACTCGCTTTGCCCGCGCGCTGCGGGATGTGGCTCTGGCCACGGGCGAAGCGCCGGCCAGACGGGGCTACCCCGCTTCGGTGTTTGACGCGCTGCCGCGTCTTCTGGAGCGGCCGGGGAATACGCATACCGGCAGTATTACGGCATTTTACACGGTGCTGTTGGAAGGCGATGACGAGCCGGATCCCATCGCCGACGAAATCCGCTCGATTCTCGACGGCCATATTTACCTCAGCCGTAAACTGGCGGCGGCGAATCACTATCCGGCTATCGATATCCTACGCAGCGCCAGCCGCGTGGCGGGGCAGGTGACCGAATCCCGGCAACAGTCGCTGGCCGGCGTCATTCGTGGCCTGATGACCCGGCTGGAGGAGATGCAGACCTTGATCGATTTAGGGGAGTATCGCCCGGGGGATAACGCGGAAAATGACCGAGCGCAGGCCAAAAAACAGGCGCTATGGGACTTCCTTCGCCAAGACGCCGATCGGGCGGAGGATGTCGGCCAGACGCTGAGGCTAATGCATGCCCTTGATACGTGA